One stretch of Micromonospora cremea DNA includes these proteins:
- the groL gene encoding chaperonin GroEL (60 kDa chaperone family; promotes refolding of misfolded polypeptides especially under stressful conditions; forms two stacked rings of heptamers to form a barrel-shaped 14mer; ends can be capped by GroES; misfolded proteins enter the barrel where they are refolded when GroES binds) yields MPEILFDEPARRRLQAGIDALADAVKVTLGPRGRTVVLGRPGGPPSITTDGASVAAELTLGDPYADLGARLAREVTGATKTEAGDGTTTAIVLVQAMTRHGLRAIAAGASPVAVRRGMDAAVDSASGHLRRSARPVAGYADLAAVATNAAQDREIGELVATALEKAGPDGVVTVEESEAARTELDLLDGLRLPTGYLSPYMVTNPQRLTAVLDDPYVLLHYGRIDTLAEFLPLLERVVATGRSLLVVADDVVNDALATLLLNNVEGSFRSVAVKAPELGNSRKSILRDVAALTGGEMITPEAGLRLDQVGLEVLGRARRIVVTREDTTIIGGAGDVAAVHRHIAQIRTELAVATSDWERERHRMRIARLAGGVCVLRVGGHTELERRERKQRVDEAVSATRAAARGGVVAGGGTALVKARAALDNLPASGDERTGVGMVRRALAEPLRWIAANGGADGPAVAEHVAELPEHVGYDARTGRYLDLLAEGVADPVNVTLCALRNAASVTGMLLTTEAAVIGTASSRVVDFNVGHSHSEDGHHGHHGQAHVHGDSHSRAHGHDHVH; encoded by the coding sequence ATGCCCGAGATCCTGTTTGATGAGCCCGCCCGGCGTCGCCTCCAAGCAGGCATCGACGCGCTGGCCGACGCCGTCAAGGTGACGCTCGGTCCCCGGGGCCGCACCGTCGTGCTCGGCAGACCGGGCGGACCGCCGAGCATCACCACCGATGGCGCCAGCGTCGCCGCGGAACTCACCCTCGGCGATCCTTACGCCGACCTGGGCGCGCGCCTGGCACGAGAGGTCACCGGCGCCACGAAGACCGAGGCCGGCGACGGCACCACGACCGCGATCGTGCTCGTCCAGGCGATGACCCGGCACGGGTTACGGGCGATCGCCGCAGGCGCCTCCCCGGTCGCCGTCCGGCGCGGCATGGACGCCGCGGTGGACTCGGCCAGCGGGCATCTGCGGCGCAGCGCCCGGCCCGTGGCCGGATACGCCGACCTCGCCGCGGTCGCAACCAACGCGGCTCAAGACCGGGAGATCGGCGAGTTGGTCGCCACCGCGCTCGAAAAGGCCGGGCCGGACGGGGTGGTCACCGTCGAGGAGTCGGAGGCGGCCCGCACCGAGCTGGATCTTCTCGACGGGTTGCGGCTGCCCACCGGCTACCTGAGCCCGTACATGGTCACCAATCCGCAGCGGTTGACGGCGGTCCTCGATGACCCCTACGTCCTGCTGCACTACGGCCGGATCGACACGCTGGCGGAGTTCTTGCCGCTGCTGGAGCGGGTAGTGGCGACCGGGCGGTCCCTGCTCGTGGTCGCCGACGATGTGGTCAACGATGCCCTGGCCACCCTGCTGCTCAACAACGTGGAGGGCTCGTTCCGCAGCGTCGCAGTCAAGGCGCCCGAGCTCGGCAACAGCCGCAAGTCGATCCTGCGGGACGTGGCGGCACTGACCGGCGGCGAAATGATCACGCCGGAGGCCGGCCTGCGGCTCGACCAGGTCGGCTTGGAGGTGCTCGGCCGAGCCCGCCGCATCGTCGTCACCCGCGAGGACACCACCATCATCGGCGGCGCCGGGGACGTGGCCGCAGTGCACCGGCACATCGCCCAGATCCGCACCGAACTCGCCGTAGCTACCTCCGATTGGGAACGGGAACGGCACCGCATGCGGATAGCCCGGCTGGCCGGCGGGGTCTGCGTGCTCCGCGTCGGCGGGCACACCGAGCTCGAGCGGCGTGAACGCAAGCAGCGGGTGGACGAGGCCGTGTCTGCCACCCGCGCGGCAGCCCGCGGCGGTGTCGTCGCCGGAGGCGGGACCGCGTTGGTAAAGGCACGGGCGGCACTGGACAACCTGCCGGCAAGCGGCGATGAGCGAACGGGGGTGGGCATGGTCCGGCGCGCGCTCGCCGAGCCGCTGCGATGGATCGCGGCGAACGGCGGCGCGGACGGGCCGGCGGTCGCCGAGCACGTCGCCGAACTGCCGGAGCACGTCGGGTACGACGCACGCACCGGCAGGTATCTCGACCTGCTGGCCGAGGGCGTCGCCGACCCGGTCAACGTGACGCTCTGCGCCCTGCGCAACGCCGCCTCGGTGACCGGGATGCTGCTCACCACCGAGGCGGCCGTGATCGGCACGGCGAGCAGCCGGGTGGTCGACTTCAACGTCGGACACAGCCACAGCGAGGACGGCCACCACGGCCACCACGGCCAGGCCCACGTGCACGGCGACAGCCACAGCCGCGCGCACGGCCACGACCACGTGCACTGA
- a CDS encoding 2,4'-dihydroxyacetophenone dioxygenase family protein has protein sequence MGNLHPVADALVRAADLPWIPQGSANVWFKPLRISPHTGSWVNLLKVARSGVVSRHRHLSEVEGWVIQGRWHYEEHDWQAEPGSYVYEPPGDVHTLVADVTDEEAMLTLFAIHGPIEYVTESGDVAYVETAETKLKRYEDHCREHGIAAQPIVF, from the coding sequence ATGGGAAACCTTCACCCCGTCGCGGACGCGCTGGTCCGGGCAGCGGATCTGCCCTGGATCCCGCAGGGCTCCGCCAACGTCTGGTTCAAGCCGCTGCGGATCTCCCCGCACACAGGAAGTTGGGTCAACCTGCTCAAGGTTGCCCGCAGCGGGGTGGTCAGCCGGCACCGCCACCTTTCGGAGGTGGAGGGCTGGGTCATCCAAGGCCGTTGGCACTACGAGGAGCATGACTGGCAGGCCGAGCCTGGCTCGTACGTCTACGAACCGCCGGGCGACGTCCACACGCTGGTCGCCGACGTGACCGACGAGGAGGCAATGTTGACCCTGTTCGCCATCCACGGACCGATCGAGTACGTGACGGAGAGCGGCGACGTCGCGTACGTAGAGACGGCGGAGACGAAGCTGAAGCGGTACGAGGACCACTGTCGCGAGCACGGCATCGCTGCGCAGCCGATCGTCTTTTGA